Proteins encoded together in one Mesotoga sp. UBA6090 window:
- a CDS encoding GNAT family N-acetyltransferase yields MENFHSESFLREITLKNGDSCRFCRAGVGDSERIIEYINSVAVESDFLSFGRGEFTMSSEDERHIISSFKERNNCLMAFAKCDQSIVGLITMQGGSRKRIYHWAEIALSVSKKYWGMRIGRALIELSIEHAHKNGITRIGLRVRTDNDRAIALYIKMGFEIEGKLKKFMKVNDHYFDFYQMGRDV; encoded by the coding sequence ATGGAAAACTTCCATTCTGAAAGCTTTCTCCGCGAAATCACTCTCAAGAACGGTGACTCTTGTCGTTTCTGCAGAGCGGGCGTTGGTGATTCAGAAAGAATAATCGAATACATTAATTCAGTAGCCGTCGAGTCCGACTTCCTTAGCTTTGGAAGAGGCGAGTTCACCATGAGCAGTGAGGATGAAAGACATATCATTAGTTCGTTCAAGGAGAGGAACAACTGCCTGATGGCTTTTGCCAAATGTGATCAGAGCATAGTAGGCCTAATCACGATGCAAGGCGGCTCGAGAAAGAGGATATACCACTGGGCAGAGATAGCTCTTTCCGTGTCAAAAAAGTACTGGGGAATGAGAATTGGAAGAGCGCTCATTGAGCTCTCAATTGAACATGCTCACAAAAACGGAATTACAAGGATTGGTCTGAGAGTCCGCACCGATAACGATCGGGCTATAGCTCTCTACATAAAGATGGGCTTCGAAATCGAGGGAAAATTAAAGAAATTCATGAAAGTTAACGATCATTATTTCGATTTCTACCAAATGGGCCGAGACGTCTGA
- a CDS encoding IS3 family transposase has translation MPETKREFVENNEFLNLNDLCKKFNVYLGFYNKLRPHGSLNYNSPIDFSQIQSNFEEVLVKP, from the coding sequence TTGCCAGAAACAAAAAGGGAATTCGTTGAAAACAACGAGTTTCTCAATCTAAACGATCTATGCAAGAAATTCAATGTCTATCTTGGTTTCTATAACAAACTGAGGCCTCATGGATCTCTGAATTACAATTCACCGATTGATTTCTCTCAAATTCAAAGCAATTTCGAGGAAGTGTTAGTTAAACCCTAG
- the xseA gene encoding exodeoxyribonuclease VII large subunit: protein MEEATLEFKDLENMLEHIRSVLTSVGLNNLRVRFPADVTNINVRGSYVYISVSQDYEERDTKRRIDLSMISGKPAFARMGRQLALKSSSDLKGKKWLFEGTLSFYKPRASFSIWIDTIAPIGESDITARRREIYLALKAKRALRIEEHDLNELPPIKRVAVISSSTAAGLGDFFSNLSVKYPYKPVVHLFESYMQGNRTVPGVLSALETIKSSTVKYDVVVITRGGGSASDLMYFDSLELGIAISEFSKEYCPVLSAIGHERDFTIPDFVAWKRFDTPTAVARGISEQINEYIDSLREFADLIDNDVEWQFERAGSEIGPDRLQIISDRINDNISRMDRFIEDEATTLSGNIMHRITHAMNELGSFNPSRYVLSIERAMNEVFSTTDALMNRADTSILRSLAFCETQLDYGKLRNSLERYFMNSDVAVETFDKSIARLLDDLIMRTGDDLDNLFDQLTQHGGYAASLLFGGVVLKKNDLIVNSAKAVFAGDKLECVFKDGEAKTTIDEVKSEV from the coding sequence ATGGAAGAAGCGACGCTTGAGTTCAAAGACCTTGAAAACATGCTTGAACACATAAGATCGGTTCTGACCAGCGTAGGTTTGAATAACCTGAGAGTTAGGTTTCCGGCTGATGTGACAAATATAAATGTTCGGGGAAGCTATGTATATATTAGCGTTTCTCAAGATTATGAAGAACGTGACACGAAAAGGCGAATAGACCTGAGCATGATTTCTGGAAAGCCTGCCTTTGCAAGGATGGGAAGACAGCTGGCTCTCAAGAGCTCATCCGATCTGAAGGGCAAGAAGTGGCTTTTCGAAGGTACTCTCAGCTTCTACAAGCCTCGCGCAAGCTTCTCCATCTGGATAGATACGATCGCCCCGATCGGCGAGTCAGATATCACTGCACGCAGAAGGGAGATTTACCTCGCTCTGAAGGCCAAGAGAGCTCTGAGGATTGAAGAGCATGATCTAAATGAGCTTCCGCCCATTAAAAGAGTAGCCGTAATTTCTTCTTCAACAGCGGCAGGACTCGGCGATTTCTTCTCGAATCTTTCTGTGAAATACCCATACAAGCCTGTTGTGCATCTCTTCGAGTCCTATATGCAAGGAAATCGCACGGTTCCAGGGGTGCTTTCCGCTCTTGAAACAATCAAAAGTTCTACCGTCAAATATGATGTTGTGGTTATAACCAGAGGTGGGGGATCTGCAAGTGATTTGATGTACTTTGACAGTCTCGAACTGGGCATTGCCATTTCAGAGTTTAGCAAGGAATACTGCCCGGTGTTGAGTGCAATTGGGCACGAAAGAGACTTCACAATACCGGATTTTGTTGCCTGGAAGCGCTTTGATACTCCTACCGCAGTAGCAAGGGGGATAAGTGAACAGATCAATGAATACATAGATTCTTTGCGAGAATTCGCCGACCTTATTGATAACGATGTTGAATGGCAATTTGAAAGAGCGGGAAGCGAGATCGGACCCGACAGACTTCAGATTATTTCCGACAGGATCAACGACAACATTAGTCGAATGGATCGATTCATTGAGGATGAAGCAACAACTTTATCCGGTAACATTATGCACAGAATAACCCATGCAATGAACGAACTTGGATCATTCAACCCCTCTAGATACGTTCTCTCAATCGAGCGAGCAATGAATGAAGTTTTCTCGACCACAGACGCTCTAATGAACAGGGCGGACACTTCAATTCTGAGAAGTCTTGCTTTTTGCGAAACTCAGCTGGATTACGGTAAGCTGCGAAACAGCCTCGAAAGATATTTCATGAATTCCGATGTAGCCGTCGAGACTTTCGACAAATCGATAGCAAGGCTATTAGATGATCTTATTATGCGCACTGGAGATGACCTGGACAATCTTTTTGATCAACTTACTCAACATGGCGGGTATGCGGCATCCTTGCTGTTTGGGGGCGTCGTCCTGAAGAAGAATGACCTGATAGTGAACAGCGCCAAGGCCGTTTTTGCAGGTGACAAGCTAGAGTGTGTCTTCAAAGATGGAGAAGCAAAGACTACTATAGATGAAGTGAAATCGGAGGTGTGA